In Limibacter armeniacum, a single window of DNA contains:
- a CDS encoding type ISP restriction/modification enzyme: MAKPLAQSIKPNVVLTMSDKVQEQVSKIRGTILDVKSMLYNQLVLGKERLAEANCQHKNLIQTLKEVLFCKLDNADLCQLVVDHIVMGEVIKLSQGFEILSNDSLYLKMDQLTATLIDSESQSVQLKAVTTSITDLQLEGYTDDELKTILQTALVKEKTSALPPYFNGLMQLIYHKHFGKLPDDDLHYLYPSYSMPAFLTHKAEKATFICHDLIVYYWTLCHQPNNKACFGNSLSFYNFGPDGDQQSLFWGGDNHLEKLSEVLSKPVHVLLGTLNDLNAGMRPSHPELVKDVKKNFGERIARSPLPSWLQWAKQKLHGEGLLIVRGDISLAGQQEYLELRKLAEKLCAAVYVQADKETNMVLYAFVFEKKKSKSKVFFSKSHMEDFEAVPNDSSDWCTLLSFDFENFLPLISEKENSIFHQKAEGLQVPNKGWLLDFDKTVLEKKVQLFINEKSLKSKANSKSTLPLNNKPPMVFRKENIKRVTVSPFVRKWAYLDTESGQSQYNELSNQPMLAWIAEKGKVSALITDGLTLSDYFERGQQGSFFPLYRSVEGEKQEWNITSWAFKQFQKYYGAPLQGSASSQISPQHIEWLKDQTSKLGVFSQQMPVLHKFTRQMVALLDSEPTDAFAEQLNTLIGHYFDKLKMLMKGAKERRKLFEGILNILSSMEAYLYDADSTRIEAKQKLEAITHENIFYYVIAVLHHPDYQRIFAKELVAVVPRIPMLKDFWKWAEAGKSLAALYLNKEGVRPYPLQIEDDIKGVRGFRIKDKKVQLGDGVLISELPEEVWDFNFGASNMLENLLLQYRERKPLDKSLATFYQDKLTEQRRHEIVRSVQQVCQLQQEIKKILPVTLFEEKNKTITLKRRKVG; encoded by the coding sequence TTGGCAAAACCATTAGCACAATCCATTAAACCAAACGTTGTATTGACCATGTCAGACAAGGTACAGGAGCAAGTTAGTAAGATCAGAGGGACAATTCTGGATGTCAAATCCATGCTATATAACCAGCTTGTATTGGGTAAAGAGCGGTTGGCTGAGGCTAACTGCCAACATAAAAACCTGATACAAACGCTTAAAGAAGTCTTGTTTTGTAAACTTGATAATGCTGATTTATGCCAACTGGTAGTAGATCACATTGTAATGGGAGAGGTGATCAAACTTAGCCAAGGGTTTGAGATCTTGTCCAATGATTCACTGTACCTAAAAATGGATCAGTTGACAGCTACACTGATTGATTCAGAAAGTCAATCTGTACAACTGAAAGCAGTGACCACATCGATTACTGACCTGCAACTGGAAGGATATACAGATGATGAGCTTAAGACGATCCTTCAAACAGCTCTGGTAAAAGAGAAAACATCAGCATTACCCCCTTACTTCAATGGATTGATGCAACTGATCTATCACAAGCACTTTGGGAAATTGCCTGATGATGATTTGCATTATTTATATCCTTCCTATTCAATGCCTGCTTTCCTGACTCATAAAGCTGAGAAAGCGACATTTATTTGCCATGATTTGATTGTGTACTATTGGACGCTTTGCCATCAGCCAAACAATAAAGCGTGTTTCGGTAATAGTTTGTCCTTTTACAACTTTGGACCTGATGGAGATCAGCAATCTCTGTTTTGGGGCGGAGACAATCACCTTGAAAAACTTTCAGAGGTGTTGTCCAAGCCCGTTCATGTGCTGTTAGGTACCTTGAATGACCTAAATGCCGGCATGCGTCCATCACATCCGGAATTGGTAAAGGATGTCAAGAAAAACTTTGGGGAGCGTATTGCAAGGTCACCTTTGCCAAGTTGGTTGCAGTGGGCAAAACAGAAACTTCATGGAGAGGGTTTGCTGATTGTTAGAGGTGATATTTCCTTAGCAGGGCAGCAAGAGTACCTTGAGTTGAGAAAACTCGCTGAGAAGCTTTGTGCAGCTGTTTACGTACAGGCAGACAAAGAAACGAATATGGTCTTGTATGCCTTTGTTTTTGAGAAAAAGAAAAGCAAGTCAAAAGTCTTTTTCTCAAAAAGCCATATGGAGGACTTTGAGGCTGTACCTAACGATAGCTCCGATTGGTGTACATTGCTTTCTTTTGATTTTGAGAATTTCCTTCCTTTAATCAGTGAAAAAGAAAACAGTATTTTCCACCAAAAAGCAGAAGGGTTACAGGTCCCAAACAAAGGATGGTTGCTTGATTTTGATAAAACGGTTCTGGAAAAGAAAGTACAGTTATTTATCAATGAAAAGTCGCTGAAGAGCAAAGCAAATAGCAAAAGCACTTTGCCCCTGAATAATAAGCCACCAATGGTATTCAGAAAAGAGAATATCAAACGTGTTACAGTAAGTCCATTTGTAAGGAAATGGGCTTATTTGGATACGGAAAGTGGGCAAAGTCAGTATAATGAATTGTCCAACCAGCCCATGTTGGCGTGGATAGCAGAGAAAGGCAAAGTTTCAGCCTTGATTACAGATGGTCTGACACTGTCGGATTATTTTGAGAGAGGTCAGCAAGGAAGCTTCTTTCCATTATACAGGTCTGTTGAAGGAGAAAAGCAGGAATGGAATATTACTTCTTGGGCTTTTAAGCAGTTCCAGAAGTATTATGGAGCACCACTTCAGGGAAGTGCCTCATCTCAAATATCCCCGCAACATATTGAATGGTTAAAAGACCAGACAAGTAAGTTGGGTGTATTCAGTCAGCAGATGCCTGTTTTACATAAGTTTACCCGTCAAATGGTAGCGCTTTTGGATAGTGAGCCTACAGATGCATTTGCAGAACAGTTAAACACATTGATTGGTCATTACTTTGATAAGCTTAAAATGCTTATGAAAGGTGCCAAGGAGCGAAGAAAGCTGTTTGAGGGAATTTTGAATATCCTTTCTTCAATGGAGGCCTACCTGTATGATGCTGATAGCACCCGAATAGAGGCAAAACAGAAGCTTGAAGCAATTACACATGAGAATATCTTCTATTATGTGATTGCAGTATTGCACCACCCTGACTATCAAAGAATCTTTGCAAAGGAGTTAGTGGCTGTAGTGCCTCGTATTCCAATGCTGAAAGATTTTTGGAAATGGGCTGAAGCAGGTAAGTCATTGGCTGCTTTGTATCTGAACAAAGAAGGAGTACGACCTTATCCACTCCAAATTGAAGATGATATCAAAGGTGTTAGAGGTTTTAGGATCAAAGACAAAAAAGTACAGCTAGGAGATGGGGTACTGATCAGTGAGTTGCCAGAAGAAGTTTGGGATTTTAACTTTGGGGCTTCGAATATGTTAGAAAACCTGTTATTGCAATACCGTGAAAGAAAGCCTTTGGACAAGAGCTTGGCAACGTTTTATCAGGATAAACTGACAGAGCAGCGGCGCCATGAAATTGTGAGGTCTGTACAGCAGGTGTGCCAGTTACAGCAGGAGATCAAAAAGATATTGCCTGTTACCCTGTTTGAGGAAAAGAATAAAACCATTACGCTGAAGCGTAGAAAGGTTGGATAA
- a CDS encoding ExbD/TolR family protein: protein MLKKKQRANQEVNAGSMADIAFLLLIFFLVTTTIASDKGVAVVLPPKVEQEVEVKMKERNVYNILINSQDQLLANDEVLTVDDLKAKVKAFVLNNGKDPKLSESPQEAVISIKTDRGTSYEMYINVRDELYLSFDEMRAAYLKVPLKEYMEWNSDDKLKEKHKEKLDRARDMIPRKISDAESSDIGG from the coding sequence ATGCTAAAGAAGAAACAAAGAGCGAACCAGGAAGTAAATGCTGGTTCAATGGCCGATATCGCCTTTCTTTTGTTGATCTTCTTCCTTGTAACAACCACCATCGCTTCTGACAAAGGTGTGGCAGTAGTACTGCCTCCTAAAGTAGAACAGGAAGTCGAGGTTAAAATGAAGGAAAGAAACGTGTACAATATTCTTATCAACTCGCAAGATCAATTGCTTGCGAATGATGAGGTATTGACAGTGGATGATCTTAAAGCAAAGGTTAAAGCATTCGTGCTTAACAATGGTAAAGATCCTAAGCTCTCTGAAAGTCCTCAAGAAGCCGTAATCTCGATCAAGACTGACCGTGGTACTAGTTACGAAATGTACATCAACGTACGTGACGAACTATACCTGTCATTTGATGAGATGCGTGCTGCATACCTTAAAGTTCCTCTGAAAGAGTACATGGAATGGAACTCTGATGATAAACTGAAAGAGAAGCACAAAGAGAAACTTGACAGAGCAAGGGATATGATCCCTAGAAAAATCTCTGATGCTGAGTCATCGGATATCGGCGGATGA
- the rimO gene encoding 30S ribosomal protein S12 methylthiotransferase RimO, whose amino-acid sequence MKARTLKKNKVNIITLGCSKNLVDSEVIMTQLKGNDIEVTHEAEDDSANIVLINTCGFIDSAKQESIDTILRYAQAKTEGLVDKVYVSGCLSERYKEDLVKDIPEVDAFFGTREVPNLLKALNADYKKELLGERLITTDSHYAYLKIAEGCDRPCSFCAIPLMRGKHVSTPIETLVSQAENLAAKGVKELLLIAQDSTYYGLDLYGKRNLAELLEKLSEVEGIEWIRLHYAFPTGFPEDILDVMAEKPNICAYLDIPLQHGSTNMLKIMRRGTTREKTEALIHKIREKVPNIAIRTTLITGHPGETEEDFEEMLSFVERMRFERLGVFTYSHEDNTHAGTMEDNVPEEVKQERANMVMDLQEGISREINEEKIGTIQKVLFDRIESGYYVGRTEFDSPEVDNEVLVPIEENTYIRIGDFANVKITDASEFDLYGELVD is encoded by the coding sequence TTGAAAGCGAGAACACTTAAGAAAAATAAAGTGAACATTATCACGCTCGGTTGTTCCAAAAACCTGGTGGATTCCGAAGTGATCATGACACAGCTGAAAGGCAACGATATTGAGGTAACACACGAAGCAGAAGATGATTCTGCCAATATTGTCCTGATTAATACCTGCGGTTTTATTGACAGCGCCAAACAAGAGTCTATTGATACGATTTTACGTTATGCACAAGCCAAGACAGAAGGCCTAGTGGATAAGGTATATGTTTCTGGTTGTTTGTCTGAGCGTTACAAGGAAGATCTGGTAAAAGATATTCCAGAGGTGGATGCATTTTTTGGCACAAGAGAAGTTCCAAACTTGCTGAAGGCACTGAATGCTGACTATAAGAAAGAGCTTTTGGGTGAGCGTCTGATTACTACAGACTCTCATTATGCTTACCTGAAAATTGCAGAAGGATGTGATAGACCATGTTCATTCTGTGCTATTCCATTGATGCGTGGTAAGCACGTTTCCACGCCGATCGAGACATTGGTTTCTCAGGCTGAAAACTTGGCTGCTAAAGGTGTGAAAGAGCTTTTGCTGATTGCACAGGATTCAACATACTATGGACTGGATCTTTATGGTAAGCGAAACCTTGCTGAGTTGCTTGAAAAGCTTTCTGAAGTGGAAGGAATTGAGTGGATCAGACTGCACTATGCATTCCCGACAGGGTTCCCTGAAGACATTTTGGATGTAATGGCTGAAAAGCCAAACATTTGTGCCTACTTGGATATTCCGTTGCAGCACGGTTCTACAAACATGTTGAAAATCATGCGCCGTGGTACTACCCGTGAGAAAACGGAAGCGCTGATTCACAAGATCCGTGAAAAGGTTCCAAATATTGCCATTCGTACGACACTTATCACTGGTCACCCTGGTGAGACAGAAGAGGACTTTGAAGAGATGTTGAGCTTTGTAGAGCGCATGAGATTTGAGCGTCTGGGTGTATTTACTTACTCTCATGAGGATAATACGCATGCGGGTACTATGGAAGACAATGTCCCTGAGGAAGTGAAGCAGGAGCGTGCCAATATGGTGATGGACTTGCAGGAAGGCATTTCAAGAGAGATTAACGAAGAGAAAATCGGGACAATACAGAAGGTTTTGTTTGACAGAATCGAAAGTGGCTACTATGTGGGGCGTACAGAGTTTGACTCTCCAGAGGTAGACAACGAAGTACTGGTACCTATTGAGGAGAATACTTATATCAGAATCGGTGATTTTGCTAACGTAAAAATTACAGATGCCTCGGAATTTGACCTTTATGGTGAACTTGTGGATTGA
- a CDS encoding ExbD/TolR family protein: protein MAFKKKSKASQDIPTSALPDIIFMLLFFFMVTTVMRESDLLVKNSLPNASQLTKLEKKSLVSTIYIGAPKDTRRYGTEPRIQVNDVLVEPDQIPLFVMQEKDKLSETERDKITMSLKVDREAKMGIVNDVTQKLREVNALKVNYSASGKDRRD from the coding sequence ATGGCATTCAAGAAAAAATCAAAAGCTAGTCAGGATATCCCTACTTCAGCACTCCCTGACATTATTTTCATGCTGTTGTTCTTCTTCATGGTGACAACAGTAATGAGAGAGTCTGACTTGTTGGTAAAGAACTCGTTGCCAAATGCATCTCAGCTGACAAAGCTTGAGAAAAAGTCTTTGGTTTCGACGATCTACATCGGTGCACCGAAAGATACTAGAAGATACGGAACAGAACCTCGTATCCAGGTAAACGACGTGCTAGTAGAGCCAGATCAGATTCCTCTGTTTGTAATGCAGGAAAAAGATAAGTTGTCTGAAACGGAAAGAGATAAAATTACAATGTCTCTGAAAGTTGACCGCGAGGCTAAGATGGGTATCGTAAATGACGTTACGCAAAAACTTAGAGAAGTAAACGCACTGAAAGTAAACTATTCTGCTTCAGGTAAGGATAGAAGAGACTAA
- a CDS encoding HupE/UreJ family protein, with the protein MSSLSIYIQLGLEHITDVNGYDHILFIMALMAVFNFTDTKKILILVTAFTLGHSITLALASLKFVQVNTAWVEFLIPVTILLTGIGNIFHNSPSANTYGRSIQRSQSNKLRYIITVLFGLIHGLGFSNFLSPMIDKNESILFPLLSFNIGLELGQIAIVLVVILANFVLVGLARLTERDWNMLISGATGSISILLIAERIPF; encoded by the coding sequence ATGTCATCCCTTAGCATCTACATTCAACTTGGCCTTGAGCATATCACAGACGTCAATGGATATGACCATATTCTGTTCATCATGGCATTGATGGCGGTCTTCAATTTTACAGATACTAAGAAAATCCTGATTCTGGTTACAGCCTTTACACTAGGACATTCCATCACATTGGCATTGGCATCCCTTAAGTTTGTTCAGGTTAATACTGCATGGGTAGAGTTTTTGATTCCTGTTACGATCCTTCTGACAGGCATTGGCAATATTTTCCACAATTCTCCATCTGCCAATACCTATGGCAGAAGTATTCAGAGATCTCAAAGCAACAAGCTCCGCTATATCATTACGGTACTGTTCGGACTAATTCACGGATTGGGCTTTTCCAACTTCCTCTCACCAATGATTGACAAGAATGAAAGCATCCTTTTCCCACTTCTTTCATTCAATATCGGTTTGGAACTGGGACAAATTGCCATCGTTTTGGTTGTAATCCTTGCCAACTTTGTCTTGGTAGGCTTGGCTAGGCTGACAGAAAGAGACTGGAATATGTTAATCAGTGGTGCGACTGGCAGTATCTCAATCTTATTGATTGCTGAAAGAATTCCATTCTAA
- a CDS encoding 2Fe-2S iron-sulfur cluster-binding protein, whose product MPSILIKNLDNKQVNVAEQHENALQAIQEEMIDWMYACGGNGRCTSCKATIEDGADNFASLSEAEIRFREMGRLQENERLMCQAKVKGHVEVSVPDACKFPHMNYSS is encoded by the coding sequence ATGCCATCAATACTGATCAAGAACTTAGATAACAAACAAGTAAATGTCGCTGAACAGCACGAAAATGCGCTTCAAGCCATTCAGGAAGAAATGATCGACTGGATGTATGCTTGCGGTGGGAATGGGAGGTGTACTTCCTGCAAAGCTACTATTGAAGATGGCGCTGATAATTTTGCATCTCTATCAGAAGCTGAAATCCGTTTCAGAGAAATGGGTAGGCTTCAAGAAAATGAGCGTCTGATGTGTCAGGCTAAAGTAAAAGGTCATGTGGAAGTATCAGTTCCTGATGCTTGTAAATTTCCACACATGAACTACTCATCCTAA
- a CDS encoding FtsB family cell division protein has product MKMKRNKPIPPYVKYLKNIYVITGTFFIVWVSFFDNNNLLSINRLKEREKGLQEQKVYYEEEIKALEKNMKELSSDPDKLEKFAREKYLFKRSGEDVYIVKDADEQE; this is encoded by the coding sequence ATGAAAATGAAACGCAACAAACCAATACCTCCTTATGTCAAATACTTGAAGAATATCTATGTTATAACTGGCACTTTTTTCATAGTATGGGTTTCCTTTTTTGACAACAACAACCTGCTTAGTATCAATCGCCTAAAAGAACGAGAAAAGGGGCTTCAGGAACAAAAGGTCTATTACGAAGAAGAGATCAAAGCACTGGAGAAGAATATGAAAGAACTTTCGAGTGACCCTGACAAACTTGAGAAGTTTGCCAGAGAGAAATACCTATTCAAAAGATCGGGAGAAGATGTCTATATCGTTAAGGATGCAGATGAGCAGGAATAA
- a CDS encoding sensor histidine kinase: protein MSIDRGNKKGETLTRAVFIPVISLVSIAILLIVGMWSINEIRNFQHETGQLQYDLVERQKKLVKEEVDNTIAYIKDQQKRNIEYLRAVLQKRVEIAYNLVDNVYKEYHGKKSDDELRNIVKTSLSSVQFSEGRGYYVLARTSKEIILNKTIPELNETSTFKVHTKEGLALIDEMIRIGKEKGEGFHSYLWKKPNSAPDKVFPKYSFVKYFEPLDLLIITGEYLDDVQHDLKHSILERLASISFGDDGYIFVHEGNHSILQENRVLINNPIDISNFVVFDDHGNETLIADTKSLSKGSFYYYKYQRPKQKELVNKISYINIFPEWNWVVGAGVYTDVLDVAIAEKKKELNNNVSKDIIKIVLVAIALIAVLWWQIKRVTDNVSRSLNEFARFFEKASKDHVKIDEERLFYDDFRSLSQMANKMLSEREKDKQELQYAYNEIQTSEEELRQQSESLQMTNEHLHQVLKDLKQTQAQLINSEKMASLGQLTAGIAHEINNPINFVSSNITPLKEDMDDLIQLINRVKALDSNGNINQQLADIESFSQKIELEVIIQELSDLIKGIEEGAERTKNIVQGLRNFSRMDEEDFKLADIHEGLESTLTILNNKIRKKNITVEKDYGDLPKIECLPGKLNQVFMNIVNNAIQALEDENGHIYISTLYNSRAQKVCIRFKDNGQGIPRSILDKVFEPFFTTKDVGEGTGLGLSISYGIVQQHHGIIAVESQLRTTENPNSYTVFEIMLPVTQPK, encoded by the coding sequence ATGAGTATAGATAGAGGAAATAAAAAAGGAGAAACACTTACCCGTGCTGTATTTATTCCAGTGATTTCACTTGTAAGTATTGCAATCTTACTGATTGTCGGTATGTGGAGTATCAATGAAATTAGAAACTTCCAGCACGAAACAGGTCAACTCCAATACGATCTAGTTGAAAGACAAAAAAAGTTGGTCAAAGAAGAGGTTGACAATACCATTGCCTACATCAAAGATCAGCAAAAACGAAATATTGAATACCTAAGGGCTGTACTCCAAAAGCGGGTTGAAATTGCCTATAACCTTGTGGATAATGTTTACAAGGAATATCATGGCAAGAAAAGTGACGACGAGCTAAGAAATATTGTCAAAACCTCTCTCTCCTCTGTTCAATTCAGCGAAGGACGAGGCTACTATGTATTGGCACGTACAAGCAAAGAAATCATCCTGAACAAGACCATCCCTGAGCTGAATGAGACCAGTACATTCAAAGTGCACACAAAAGAGGGACTTGCCCTTATTGATGAAATGATTCGCATTGGCAAGGAAAAAGGAGAAGGCTTTCACAGCTACCTTTGGAAAAAGCCAAACTCTGCCCCTGACAAGGTTTTCCCTAAATATTCATTTGTCAAATATTTTGAACCACTCGACTTACTTATCATTACAGGAGAATACCTTGACGATGTACAGCACGACCTCAAACACAGTATCCTAGAACGTTTAGCTTCCATCTCCTTTGGTGATGATGGTTATATCTTTGTACACGAGGGAAACCACTCTATCCTTCAAGAAAACAGGGTGCTGATCAACAACCCAATTGACATCTCTAATTTTGTTGTCTTTGACGATCATGGTAATGAGACGCTGATAGCAGATACCAAGTCGCTTTCCAAAGGATCTTTCTATTACTACAAGTATCAAAGACCTAAGCAGAAAGAACTGGTCAATAAAATTTCCTATATCAATATTTTTCCTGAATGGAATTGGGTTGTAGGTGCCGGTGTTTACACCGATGTACTTGATGTAGCCATCGCTGAAAAGAAAAAGGAACTCAATAATAATGTCAGTAAAGATATCATAAAGATTGTGCTGGTTGCCATTGCTTTGATAGCTGTATTATGGTGGCAAATTAAGCGAGTAACCGACAACGTCAGCAGAAGTTTGAATGAGTTTGCCCGCTTCTTTGAAAAGGCATCAAAGGACCATGTCAAAATTGACGAGGAAAGATTGTTTTATGATGATTTCCGCTCCTTATCTCAAATGGCTAACAAGATGTTAAGCGAACGGGAAAAGGATAAACAGGAATTGCAGTATGCCTATAATGAGATTCAGACATCAGAAGAAGAGCTAAGGCAACAATCCGAAAGCCTTCAAATGACCAATGAACATTTGCATCAGGTATTGAAAGACCTGAAGCAAACCCAAGCTCAGTTGATCAACTCTGAAAAGATGGCTTCTCTAGGTCAATTGACAGCCGGTATCGCCCATGAGATCAACAACCCTATCAACTTTGTCAGCTCCAATATCACACCGCTGAAGGAAGATATGGATGACTTGATTCAATTGATCAACCGAGTAAAAGCATTGGATAGCAATGGCAACATCAACCAACAGCTAGCCGACATTGAATCATTTTCTCAGAAAATTGAACTGGAAGTCATTATCCAAGAGTTAAGTGACCTGATTAAAGGAATAGAGGAAGGTGCTGAGCGAACCAAGAATATCGTACAAGGGCTACGTAACTTCTCAAGAATGGATGAAGAGGATTTTAAGCTTGCTGACATTCACGAAGGGCTTGAGTCTACCCTGACCATCCTCAACAACAAAATCAGGAAAAAGAATATTACGGTTGAAAAAGATTACGGCGACTTACCTAAAATCGAGTGCTTACCTGGTAAACTGAATCAGGTATTTATGAATATTGTCAATAATGCAATTCAGGCGCTTGAGGATGAAAATGGGCATATCTATATCAGTACTTTATACAATTCCAGAGCCCAGAAAGTTTGCATCAGGTTCAAGGATAATGGTCAGGGAATACCCCGTTCCATTCTAGACAAGGTTTTCGAGCCTTTCTTTACGACCAAAGATGTAGGAGAAGGAACAGGGCTAGGACTCTCCATTTCATATGGTATCGTACAGCAACATCATGGTATCATTGCAGTAGAGTCTCAACTGAGAACTACTGAAAACCCGAACTCATATACTGTTTTCGAAATCATGTTACCTGTTACACAACCTAAGTAA
- a CDS encoding Abi-alpha family protein — MPSSQSLIFIQNIVEAPSRTFHSFAQWREDNQETVLTRTMQLIREFGIPLRKIQLKTLNAFLEHCSFEYDERVQEKWAVLLANAVTATNQIKSHYTFMELLRQLSYEELKMLDFLFEDSFIQFNNERTFFNKAFFLQVYVNELHMSYQDAEIALENIHRLGLLEYARPKIDQSKWLTEQEPEILYPANIRLSLLGMYFTRECNQLV, encoded by the coding sequence ATGCCAAGCAGTCAGTCACTAATTTTTATTCAGAACATCGTTGAAGCTCCTTCAAGAACATTTCACTCTTTTGCTCAGTGGCGTGAAGACAATCAGGAAACCGTTCTGACACGGACCATGCAATTGATTAGAGAGTTTGGGATACCTCTCAGAAAAATTCAACTGAAAACGCTTAATGCGTTCTTGGAACATTGCAGCTTTGAATATGATGAAAGGGTACAGGAAAAATGGGCAGTACTACTAGCCAATGCGGTTACTGCTACCAATCAGATCAAGAGTCATTACACTTTTATGGAGCTATTGAGACAGCTTTCCTATGAAGAATTGAAGATGCTTGACTTCCTGTTTGAAGACTCTTTCATTCAGTTCAACAACGAACGTACGTTTTTCAATAAAGCTTTCTTTCTTCAAGTGTATGTCAATGAATTGCACATGTCCTATCAGGATGCAGAAATCGCCTTGGAAAATATTCACCGTTTAGGCTTGCTTGAATATGCAAGACCTAAGATTGACCAATCCAAATGGCTTACAGAGCAGGAACCTGAGATCCTCTATCCTGCTAATATCAGACTAAGCTTACTGGGGATGTATTTTACAAGAGAGTGTAACCAACTGGTATAA
- a CDS encoding MarR family winged helix-turn-helix transcriptional regulator, translating into MEIAKEIKQKEFKDEWQKLSVNLTFTHGWAMGKLKDYFNQFDITLQQFNILRILKGQYPSPISTSIIRDRMIDKMSDTSRLVDRLSKKGLVERETCKTDRRLVDVIISQAGLDLLETVDKQYQALIGIYNNLSEEEAKQLNMLLDKLRD; encoded by the coding sequence ATGGAAATTGCTAAGGAGATAAAGCAAAAAGAATTCAAGGATGAATGGCAAAAACTCAGTGTAAACCTGACTTTCACACATGGTTGGGCTATGGGCAAACTGAAAGATTACTTCAATCAGTTTGACATCACACTTCAGCAATTCAATATCCTGCGTATTCTTAAAGGGCAATACCCTTCCCCTATCAGTACTTCAATCATTCGGGACAGAATGATTGACAAGATGTCTGACACTTCCCGACTTGTGGACAGACTTAGCAAAAAAGGACTCGTAGAAAGAGAAACTTGTAAAACAGACAGAAGACTGGTAGATGTGATTATTTCACAGGCTGGTCTCGATCTTCTCGAAACAGTAGACAAGCAGTATCAAGCACTGATTGGGATTTACAACAACCTTTCAGAAGAGGAAGCTAAACAGCTGAACATGCTGCTGGATAAACTAAGAGATTGA
- a CDS encoding DsbA family protein, whose amino-acid sequence MIANNTLLYIGDPLCSWCYGIIPEIKKLKDYFGDQFDFKIALGGLRRGETTPMGQPLKQQVKKHWVHVHESSGMPFDFELLNTEKSFVYDTEKPCRAVVTFRMFNEEQSFSFFKDVQKAFYAEGKDTNDLSTYKSIVEKYGVDFEQFSALFNSDEIRKETRDEFLWVEKIGVKSFPTIALMHNDTLYAITIGYRKFEVMKAITEKILAE is encoded by the coding sequence ATGATAGCAAACAACACTTTACTATATATTGGGGACCCTCTGTGCTCGTGGTGTTATGGTATCATCCCTGAAATAAAAAAGCTGAAGGATTACTTTGGCGACCAGTTTGACTTCAAAATAGCTTTAGGAGGACTCAGAAGAGGCGAAACTACCCCAATGGGACAACCACTCAAGCAGCAAGTCAAAAAACACTGGGTACATGTTCATGAATCTTCAGGAATGCCTTTTGACTTTGAACTACTCAACACGGAGAAGAGCTTTGTCTATGATACAGAAAAGCCCTGCAGAGCGGTTGTCACCTTCAGAATGTTCAATGAAGAGCAGTCTTTTTCTTTCTTCAAGGATGTTCAGAAAGCTTTTTATGCTGAAGGAAAAGATACCAACGACTTATCCACCTATAAATCCATCGTTGAGAAGTATGGCGTCGACTTTGAACAGTTCTCCGCATTATTCAATTCGGATGAAATCAGAAAAGAAACACGTGATGAGTTTCTATGGGTTGAGAAAATTGGTGTAAAAAGTTTCCCGACTATTGCCCTTATGCATAACGACACTTTATATGCCATTACAATTGGGTATCGAAAGTTTGAAGTCATGAAAGCCATTACTGAGAAAATTCTGGCTGAATAA